A window of the Teredinibacter franksiae genome harbors these coding sequences:
- a CDS encoding rhomboid family intramembrane serine protease has protein sequence MKELPIVSIGLGLVTLVCSIVVAFIVSGSFIGTATMIDLNTYGGITVSSLSAWEIWRLFTCQLVHAKQYHMFYNVLSIIVLGFFLERRIGWGIFLIVWFLAGASGTLYSTLFVEAPWNTGTGASQGIFGLAGFGIILTTLAKNNRGLVYALLFVLIPAFSLDLIFANYPKPGHVLGLALGMLLGVIYINKLTRV, from the coding sequence ATGAAGGAATTGCCAATAGTATCCATTGGTTTGGGCTTAGTAACACTGGTTTGCTCAATAGTAGTGGCATTCATTGTATCTGGTTCATTTATTGGAACAGCGACAATGATTGATTTGAATACGTACGGAGGAATTACTGTATCTAGCCTTTCAGCCTGGGAAATTTGGAGGCTATTTACGTGTCAGCTTGTACACGCAAAGCAATACCATATGTTTTATAACGTGTTATCTATTATCGTTTTGGGATTCTTTCTGGAGAGGCGCATTGGCTGGGGTATTTTCCTCATAGTTTGGTTTTTGGCCGGCGCCTCGGGAACTCTATATAGTACGCTATTTGTTGAAGCTCCTTGGAATACGGGAACAGGTGCTTCGCAGGGAATATTTGGACTCGCAGGCTTTGGTATTATTCTTACAACGTTAGCGAAAAATAATCGCGGATTAGTTTACGCTTTATTATTTGTATTAATCCCTGCCTTTTCTCTAGATCTGATTTTTGCCAATTATCCGAAGCCGGGGCACGTACTAGGGCTAGCGCTGGGGATGCTGCTAGGCGTTATTTACATCAACAAGCTAACAAGGGTGTAA